The proteins below are encoded in one region of Pseudomonas putida NBRC 14164:
- the pqqD gene encoding pyrroloquinoline quinone biosynthesis peptide chaperone PqqD has protein sequence MSLDRNQVPSWRPGYRFQYEPAQKGHVLLYPEGMIKLNESASLIGGLIDGQRDVAAIISELEQQFPDVPEVADDIEQFMEVARAEHWIVLA, from the coding sequence ATGAGTCTGGATCGCAATCAGGTGCCGAGCTGGCGCCCCGGCTACCGCTTCCAGTACGAGCCGGCACAAAAGGGCCATGTGTTGCTGTACCCCGAGGGCATGATCAAGCTCAACGAAAGCGCCAGCCTGATCGGTGGCCTGATCGACGGCCAGCGTGACGTGGCAGCCATCATCAGCGAACTCGAACAGCAATTCCCCGATGTCCCGGAAGTGGCCGATGACATCGAGCAGTTCATGGAGGTGGCCCGTGCCGAACACTGGATCGTCCTCGCCTGA
- the pqqC gene encoding pyrroloquinoline-quinone synthase PqqC, with translation MSDALPMSPAEFEQALRAKGAYYHIHHPYHVAMYQGRATREQIQGWVANRFYYQVNIPMKDAAILANCPDREVRREWIQRLLDHDGAPGEDGGIEAWLRLGQAVGLDPDQLRSQDLVLPGVRFAVDAYVNFARRASWQEAASSSLTELFAPQIHQSRLDSWPQHYPWIDPAGYEYFRTRLGQARRDVEHGLAITLQHYTTRAGQERMLEILQFKLDILWSMLDAMSMAYELNRPPYHSVTQDRVWHKGITL, from the coding sequence ATGAGCGACGCACTGCCAATGTCCCCTGCCGAATTCGAGCAGGCCCTGCGCGCCAAGGGCGCCTACTACCACATCCATCACCCGTACCACGTGGCGATGTATCAGGGCCGCGCCACCCGTGAGCAGATCCAGGGCTGGGTAGCCAACCGCTTCTACTACCAGGTCAACATCCCGATGAAGGATGCCGCGATCCTGGCCAACTGCCCGGACCGGGAGGTACGCCGCGAGTGGATCCAGCGCCTGCTCGACCACGACGGCGCACCCGGCGAGGACGGTGGCATCGAAGCCTGGCTGCGCCTTGGCCAGGCGGTCGGCCTCGACCCGGACCAGCTGCGCTCCCAGGACCTGGTACTGCCCGGCGTACGCTTTGCCGTGGACGCCTACGTCAACTTCGCCCGCCGCGCCAGCTGGCAGGAAGCGGCCAGCAGCTCGCTGACCGAACTGTTCGCCCCGCAAATCCACCAGTCGCGACTGGACAGCTGGCCACAGCACTACCCGTGGATCGACCCGGCCGGCTACGAGTACTTCCGCACCCGTCTGGGCCAGGCCCGGCGTGACGTGGAGCACGGCCTGGCGATTACCCTGCAGCACTACACCACCCGCGCGGGCCAGGAGCGTATGCTGGAGATACTTCAGTTCAAGCTGGATATCCTCTGGAGCATGCTCGACGCCATGAGCATGGCCTACGAGTTGAACCGCCCGCCTTATCACTCCGTCACCCAGGACCGGGTGTGGCACAAGGGGATCACCCTATGA
- the pqqB gene encoding pyrroloquinoline quinone biosynthesis protein PqqB, translating to MYIQVLGSAAGGGFPQWNCNCVNCKGYRDGTLRATARTQSSIALSDDGVHWVLCNASPDIRAQLQAFAPMQPARALRDTGINAIVLLDSQIDHTTGLLSLREGCPHQVWCTDMVHQDLTTGFPLFNMLSHWNGGLQWNRIELEGSFVIDACPNLKFTPFPLRSAAPPYSPHRFDPHPGDNLGLMVEDTRTGGKLFYAPGLGQVDENLLAMMHGADCLLVDGTLWEDDEMQRRGVGTRTGREMGHLAQNGPGGMLEVLDGFPRQRKVLIHINNTNPILDEDSPERAEVLRRGVEVAFDGMSIEL from the coding sequence ATGTACATCCAGGTTCTCGGCTCCGCCGCCGGTGGCGGGTTCCCGCAGTGGAACTGCAACTGCGTCAACTGCAAGGGCTACCGTGACGGCACCCTGCGTGCCACGGCGCGCACCCAATCGTCCATCGCCCTGTCCGACGACGGCGTGCACTGGGTGCTGTGCAATGCCTCGCCCGACATCCGCGCCCAGCTCCAGGCCTTTGCGCCGATGCAGCCGGCCCGTGCCCTGCGCGACACCGGCATCAACGCCATCGTCCTGCTGGACAGCCAGATCGACCACACCACCGGCCTGCTCAGCCTGCGCGAAGGTTGCCCGCACCAGGTGTGGTGCACGGACATGGTCCATCAGGACCTGACCACCGGTTTCCCGCTGTTCAACATGCTCAGCCACTGGAACGGTGGCCTGCAGTGGAACCGCATCGAGCTGGAAGGCAGCTTCGTGATCGACGCCTGCCCAAACCTCAAGTTCACCCCGTTTCCGCTGCGCAGTGCCGCGCCGCCCTACTCCCCGCACCGCTTCGACCCGCACCCGGGCGATAACCTGGGTTTGATGGTCGAAGACACCCGCACCGGCGGCAAGCTGTTCTACGCACCGGGCCTGGGCCAGGTAGACGAAAACCTGCTGGCGATGATGCACGGTGCCGACTGCCTGCTGGTCGACGGCACCCTGTGGGAAGACGACGAAATGCAGCGCCGTGGCGTGGGCACCCGCACCGGCCGCGAGATGGGTCACCTGGCCCAGAACGGCCCTGGCGGCATGCTGGAAGTGCTCGACGGCTTCCCGCGCCAGCGCAAGGTACTTATCCACATCAACAACACCAACCCGATTCTCGACGAAGACTCACCCGAGCGCGCCGAAGTCCTGCGCCGTGGCGTCGAAGTTGCCTTCGATGGCATGAGCATCGAGTTGTAA
- the pqqA gene encoding pyrroloquinoline quinone precursor peptide PqqA gives MWTKPAYTDLRIGFEVTMYFASR, from the coding sequence ATGTGGACCAAACCTGCTTACACTGACCTGCGTATCGGTTTCGAAGTCACCATGTACTTCGCAAGCCGCTAA
- the pqqF gene encoding pyrroloquinoline quinone biosynthesis protein PqqF, with amino-acid sequence MPDTTRHLTLANGLQLTLRHAPRLKRSAAALRVHAGSHDAPARWPGLAHFLEHLFFLGTAQFPLNDGLMRYVQALGGQVNASTRERATDFFFEVPTNALAGGLERLCQMLAEPDLGIERQRREREVIHAEFIAWSRNPQAQQQFALLQSVSPGHPLGAFHAGNRHTLALQNPAFQQALEGFHQRYYQGGQMTLSLCGPQALDELEQLGRQHASLFATGTQALQTLPPLLSPTNTRLVFTHEKLPAGAEQALELLISCLGDNRPGTWLHALRQRGWLQSFKAERVYSFAGQLLWHIDLQLSASAKPDEADALLQGWFSFIRQADLEQMNHAFGLLQLSRERSAGALELARRDSTGQPFAKLDAQGQQALGALLQGLPGQAHGQWQLPPVDPLLMADLPNAPAQPLPAALKTSDLLPGTRQYAALYLRWHLPSPLRQRLQAVLEQALAPLQERCERASVQLLFSAVGEYWQLRCAGQPAAVLRAVEQALALMLKPATSCWQPSTATPPPLIPIRALLKQLPDAVVGAHPASAPASMPTQSQLDSLWQHARWHGLATGFDAAALSALGTALQHCPGQGSLPAPPPTWASHRWQHAEVPGSEHALLLFCPLPAASEASGRVLAQLLQGPVYQRLRVELQLGYAVFSTFRQVEGVGGLLFGVQSPHTRQAQVLDHLLTLLRQGITLDPGARVALAEQFDEPAMANADVAEWAWQTHLATQPGTLDELRRAILKTRQTDMDQLLGTLLDKDCPWLCLANAAAPTLEWQ; translated from the coding sequence ATGCCTGACACCACCCGCCACCTCACCCTCGCCAACGGCCTGCAGCTCACCCTGCGCCACGCCCCGCGCCTTAAGCGCTCGGCCGCCGCATTGCGGGTGCACGCGGGCAGCCATGACGCTCCCGCCAGGTGGCCCGGCCTGGCCCACTTCCTCGAACACCTTTTCTTCCTCGGCACCGCGCAGTTCCCCCTGAACGATGGCCTGATGCGCTACGTCCAGGCCCTCGGTGGCCAGGTCAACGCCAGCACCCGGGAACGCGCCACCGATTTCTTCTTCGAAGTGCCGACCAATGCCTTGGCTGGGGGCCTTGAGCGCCTGTGCCAGATGCTGGCCGAACCGGACCTGGGCATCGAGCGCCAACGCCGCGAACGCGAAGTGATCCACGCCGAGTTCATCGCCTGGTCGCGCAACCCGCAGGCTCAGCAGCAGTTCGCCTTGCTGCAATCGGTGTCGCCGGGGCATCCGCTAGGGGCTTTTCACGCCGGTAACCGGCACACCCTGGCCTTGCAGAACCCCGCCTTTCAGCAAGCCCTCGAAGGCTTTCACCAACGCTATTACCAGGGAGGCCAGATGACCCTGAGCCTGTGTGGCCCACAGGCGCTGGATGAACTGGAACAGCTGGGCAGGCAGCATGCCAGCCTGTTCGCGACGGGTACGCAGGCGCTACAAACGCTGCCACCACTACTGTCGCCTACGAACACGCGCCTGGTGTTCACCCATGAAAAGCTACCGGCAGGTGCCGAGCAGGCCCTGGAATTACTGATCAGTTGCCTGGGCGACAACCGCCCGGGTACCTGGCTGCATGCGCTGCGCCAACGCGGCTGGCTGCAAAGCTTCAAGGCCGAGAGGGTGTACAGCTTCGCCGGGCAGTTACTTTGGCACATCGACCTGCAGCTCAGCGCAAGCGCCAAACCGGACGAAGCAGATGCCCTGCTGCAGGGTTGGTTCAGCTTCATCCGCCAGGCCGACCTTGAGCAGATGAACCACGCATTCGGCCTGCTGCAGCTCAGCCGTGAACGCAGCGCCGGCGCGCTTGAGCTGGCTCGCCGGGACAGCACGGGCCAGCCGTTCGCCAAGCTGGATGCGCAAGGCCAGCAGGCTTTGGGCGCGCTGCTCCAGGGCCTGCCGGGCCAAGCGCATGGGCAATGGCAACTGCCCCCCGTCGACCCCTTGCTGATGGCAGATTTGCCCAATGCCCCGGCGCAACCTCTACCGGCGGCCCTGAAGACCAGCGACCTGCTGCCTGGCACCCGTCAGTACGCCGCGCTTTACCTGCGCTGGCACCTGCCTTCGCCCCTGCGCCAGCGTTTGCAGGCCGTGCTGGAACAGGCGCTGGCCCCACTGCAGGAGCGCTGCGAGCGCGCGTCGGTGCAACTGCTGTTCAGTGCCGTTGGCGAATACTGGCAATTGCGCTGCGCCGGGCAACCGGCAGCGGTGCTTCGGGCAGTGGAGCAGGCCTTGGCCCTGATGCTCAAGCCAGCAACCAGTTGCTGGCAGCCCAGCACGGCGACGCCACCGCCACTGATCCCCATCAGGGCCTTGCTCAAGCAACTGCCCGACGCGGTAGTGGGCGCCCACCCCGCAAGTGCGCCTGCCAGCATGCCGACGCAGTCGCAACTCGACAGCCTGTGGCAGCACGCCCGCTGGCATGGCCTTGCCACAGGTTTCGACGCTGCTGCGCTAAGCGCTTTGGGCACTGCGTTACAGCACTGCCCTGGGCAAGGCTCGCTGCCTGCCCCCCCGCCTACATGGGCCAGCCACCGTTGGCAGCACGCCGAAGTACCCGGCAGTGAACACGCCCTGTTGCTGTTCTGCCCGCTCCCTGCGGCCAGCGAAGCCAGCGGCCGCGTGCTTGCGCAATTGCTGCAAGGGCCGGTTTACCAACGGCTGCGGGTAGAGCTGCAACTCGGCTACGCGGTGTTCAGTACCTTTCGTCAGGTCGAGGGTGTCGGCGGCCTGTTGTTCGGGGTGCAGTCGCCACATACCCGCCAAGCGCAGGTCCTCGACCACCTGCTCACCCTGCTGCGGCAAGGCATCACGCTGGATCCGGGCGCTCGCGTGGCGTTGGCCGAGCAATTCGACGAGCCCGCCATGGCCAACGCCGACGTTGCCGAATGGGCATGGCAGACACACCTGGCTACACAACCCGGCACGCTAGATGAGCTGCGCAGGGCTATCTTGAAGACGCGGCAGACGGATATGGACCAGCTGCTGGGCACCCTGCTCGATAAGGATTGCCCTTGGCTCTGCTTGGCCAACGCTGCCGCGCCAACCCTTGAATGGCAGTGA
- a CDS encoding carbon-nitrogen hydrolase family protein, whose product MRIALFQGAPKPLDVPGNLQRLRHQAQLAADRGAQLLVCPEMFLTGYNIGLPQVERLAEADDGPAAMDVVEIAQAHRIAIVYGYPERGDDGAIYNSVQLIDAHGRSLCNYRKTHLFGELDRAMFSAGADHFPVVELDGWKVGLLICYDIEFPENARRLALGGAELILVPTANMAPYDFVCQVTVRARAQENQCYLVYANYCGSEDDIQYCGQSSIIGPDGSLLAMGGRDECLLLAELEHEQVVQGREAFPYLTDLRQELHLRKS is encoded by the coding sequence ATGCGCATTGCTCTGTTCCAGGGCGCCCCCAAGCCACTGGACGTGCCCGGCAACCTGCAACGGCTGCGCCACCAGGCGCAGCTGGCAGCCGACCGCGGCGCACAGTTGCTGGTGTGCCCGGAAATGTTCCTGACCGGCTACAACATCGGCCTGCCCCAGGTCGAGCGGCTGGCCGAAGCCGACGATGGCCCGGCGGCGATGGACGTGGTGGAAATAGCCCAGGCGCACCGCATCGCGATCGTCTATGGCTACCCCGAGCGTGGTGATGATGGGGCGATCTACAACAGTGTGCAGTTGATCGACGCGCACGGGCGCAGCCTGTGCAACTACCGCAAGACTCACCTGTTCGGTGAGCTGGACCGCGCGATGTTCAGCGCCGGCGCCGATCACTTCCCGGTGGTGGAACTGGACGGTTGGAAAGTCGGCCTGCTGATCTGTTACGACATCGAGTTCCCGGAGAACGCCCGGCGCCTGGCGCTGGGTGGTGCCGAACTGATCCTGGTGCCGACGGCGAACATGGCCCCGTACGACTTCGTCTGCCAGGTGACCGTGAGGGCGCGGGCGCAGGAAAACCAGTGCTACCTGGTGTATGCCAATTATTGCGGCTCGGAAGACGACATCCAGTATTGCGGGCAGAGCAGCATCATAGGCCCTGATGGCAGCCTGCTGGCCATGGGTGGGCGGGATGAATGCCTGCTGCTGGCGGAGCTGGAGCATGAGCAGGTGGTGCAGGGGCGTGAGGCATTTCCTTACCTGACAGACCTGCGCCAGGAACTGCACCTGCGTAAAAGCTGA
- a CDS encoding flavin monoamine oxidase family protein — protein MNKKNRHPADGKQPITIFGPDFPFAFDDWLEHPAGLGSIPADRQGEEVAIVGAGIAGLVAAYELMKLGLKPVVYEASKLGGRLRSQAFNGTDGIIAELGGMRFPVSSTAFYHYVDKLGLETKPFPNPLTPASGSTVIDLEGQTYYAEKTTDLPKLFHEVADAWADALESGAQFADIQQAIRDRDVPRLKELWNKLVPLWDDRTFYDFVATSRSFAKLSFQHREVFGQVGFGTGGWDSDFPNSMLEIFRVVMTNCDDHQHLVVGGVEQVPQGIWRHVPERCAHWPEGTSLSGLHGGAPRTGVKRIARAADGRLAVTDNWGDTRHYGAVLATCQTWLLTTQIDCEESLFSQKMWMALDRTRYMQSSKTFVMVDRPFWKDKDPQTGRDLMSMTLTDRLTRGTYLFDNGDDKPGVICLSYAWMSDALKMLPHPVEKRVQLALDALKKIYPKTDIAGHIIGDPITISWEADPHFLGAFKGALPGHYRYNQRMYAHFMQQDMPAEQRGMFIAGDDVSWTPAWVEGAVQTSLNAVWGIMNHFGGQTHPDNPGPGDVFDEIGPIALAD, from the coding sequence ATGAACAAGAAAAACCGCCACCCCGCCGACGGCAAGCAGCCCATCACCATCTTTGGCCCGGACTTCCCCTTCGCCTTCGACGACTGGCTGGAACACCCCGCAGGCCTGGGCAGCATCCCAGCAGATCGCCAAGGTGAAGAAGTGGCCATCGTGGGTGCCGGTATCGCTGGACTGGTGGCGGCGTACGAGCTGATGAAGCTGGGCTTGAAGCCGGTGGTGTACGAGGCCTCCAAGCTGGGTGGCCGGCTGCGTTCGCAAGCCTTCAACGGCACCGACGGGATCATCGCCGAACTCGGTGGCATGCGTTTCCCGGTGTCGTCCACGGCGTTCTATCACTACGTGGACAAGCTGGGCCTGGAGACCAAGCCCTTCCCCAACCCGCTGACCCCGGCCTCGGGCAGCACGGTGATCGACCTGGAAGGCCAGACCTACTACGCCGAAAAAACCACCGACCTGCCCAAGCTGTTCCACGAAGTGGCCGACGCCTGGGCCGATGCGCTGGAAAGTGGCGCCCAGTTCGCCGACATCCAGCAAGCCATCCGCGACCGCGATGTACCGCGGCTCAAGGAGTTGTGGAACAAGCTGGTGCCGCTGTGGGACGACCGCACCTTCTACGACTTCGTGGCCACCTCGCGCTCGTTTGCCAAACTGAGCTTCCAGCACCGCGAAGTGTTCGGCCAGGTCGGCTTTGGCACCGGCGGATGGGACTCGGACTTCCCCAACTCGATGCTGGAAATCTTCCGCGTGGTGATGACCAACTGCGACGACCACCAGCACCTGGTCGTCGGCGGTGTGGAGCAGGTGCCGCAAGGTATCTGGCGCCATGTGCCGGAGCGCTGCGCCCACTGGCCGGAGGGCACCAGCCTGAGCGGCCTGCATGGCGGCGCGCCGCGCACCGGGGTCAAGCGCATCGCCCGTGCCGCCGATGGCCGCCTGGCGGTCACCGACAACTGGGGCGACACCCGGCACTACGGCGCCGTGCTCGCCACCTGCCAGACCTGGCTGCTGACCACCCAGATCGACTGCGAGGAATCGCTGTTCTCGCAAAAAATGTGGATGGCCCTGGACCGCACCCGCTACATGCAATCGTCGAAGACGTTCGTCATGGTCGACCGGCCGTTCTGGAAGGACAAGGACCCGCAAACCGGCCGCGACCTGATGAGCATGACCCTCACCGACCGCCTCACCCGCGGCACCTACCTGTTCGACAACGGCGACGACAAGCCGGGGGTGATCTGCCTGTCCTACGCCTGGATGAGCGACGCGCTGAAGATGCTGCCGCACCCGGTGGAAAAGCGCGTGCAGCTGGCCCTGGATGCGCTGAAGAAGATCTACCCCAAGACCGATATCGCCGGGCACATCATCGGCGACCCGATCACCATTTCCTGGGAGGCCGACCCGCACTTCCTCGGCGCCTTCAAGGGCGCACTGCCGGGCCACTACCGCTACAACCAGCGCATGTACGCGCATTTCATGCAGCAGGACATGCCTGCCGAGCAGCGCGGCATGTTCATCGCCGGTGACGACGTGTCGTGGACCCCGGCGTGGGTGGAAGGCGCGGTGCAGACGTCGCTGAATGCGGTGTGGGGTATCATGAACCACTTCGGTGGCCAGACCCACCCGGACAACCCCGGCCCGGGCGATGTGTTTGACGAGATCGGCCCGATCGCCCTGGCAGACTGA
- a CDS encoding helix-turn-helix domain-containing protein: MPRNLFTELTEGFDALAEERQGKKTLRSHKASLTELAPLVPNELLELRQRLNMSRALFANHLRTNARTLENWEQGRSRPNAQAVALIRLVQKYPETVDHLASLA; encoded by the coding sequence ATGCCCCGCAACCTGTTCACTGAACTCACGGAAGGCTTCGACGCCCTGGCCGAAGAACGCCAAGGCAAAAAAACCCTACGCTCGCACAAAGCCAGCCTCACCGAACTGGCCCCATTGGTCCCCAACGAACTGCTGGAGCTGCGCCAGCGCCTCAACATGTCCAGGGCACTGTTCGCAAACCATCTCCGAACCAATGCCAGAACGCTGGAAAACTGGGAGCAAGGCCGCTCCAGACCCAATGCGCAAGCAGTCGCACTGATTCGTCTGGTACAGAAATACCCTGAGACGGTGGATCATTTGGCATCTTTGGCTTGA